Part of the Geodermatophilus obscurus DSM 43160 genome is shown below.
GAAGCCGACCAGGAAGTCCTCGAGCGAGGAGTGGCCCATGTCCCGGTACGCGCGCTCCCAGTAGAAGGCCTGGGACAGCCCCCACCCGGCGTAGATCCGGGCGAAGACCCGCATGCCGGCGGTCGGGCGCGCGTCGGGGGAGTACTCCCCGCCCCGGAAGGCCGGGTCGAGCGTGAGGGCGGCACGCAGGCTCTTGATGAACACCTGGTTGTGCTCGCTCGTGCGGCTGGAGCCGACGATGGGAGCGGCCCGCTTCACCATCTCGGGGTGGCTGACCGCCCACTGGTAGGTCTGCCCGGCGCCCATGGAGGAGCCCAGCACCAGCTCGATCGACTCGATGCCCCACTGCTGCGTGAGCAGGCGGTGCTGGGCCTCGACCTGGTCGTGGAAGGTGACCGGCGGGAAGTGCGGGCCGTCGAAGGGGGGAGGAGTGGTGCTCGGGGACGTGGAGAGCCCGTTGTTCAGCTGGTTCGGGACGACGATGAAGTACTTCGCCGGGTCGCAGGCCAGACCCGGCCCGATCGACCACTCGTTGGCGTCGTGCCAGGCGCTGAACCAGGTGGGGTGCACGATGACGTTGGACCGGTCGGCGTCCAGGGTCCCGTACGTCTTGTAGGCCAGCTGCGCCCCGCGCAGTGTCCCTCCGCTCTGCAACGGCAGGTCGCCGAGGTCGAACAGCTGGTGGTCCGTGGGTGCGGGCACGGCAACTCCTCCCAGGTGAAGCGTCGCCAGCCTGCTCGTCCTCCGCGAGGAGCCGCAAGCCGGACGTGGCTCAGCCGGTGGCCAGGCGCTCCAACAGCCGGCGGAGGGTGCGCGCCTCGGCGGAGGACAGGGCGGCGAGTCCGTCGCGCTCGGGCTCGGCGATCCGCGGGGCCAGCGACCGGCACGACGTCCGGCCACAATCTGCGGCGTGCACGACGACGCGGGGACGATCGGTCGCGTCGACGGTGCGGTGGAGCAGCGAGCGCTCGACCAGGTGGTCGACGGTCCTGGTCACGATCGGCCCGGGGATCCGGGTTCGGCCGCTCAGGTCGCTCACGTCCTGACCGGGGAGTCGGGGCCCGGCGCGGGCGGACGCCGGTCCGCCCGCGTCCCCGTCCCGTGACCCGGGGACCCGCCGGCCGGCCCGACACCGCTCGCCTGGTCGCCGCCGGCGCAGTGGCCAACCTCGCGGTCGGGACGCTGTTCGCCTGGAGCCTCGTGGCGCCCCGGGTGGTGGCTGACGCCGGCGCCCCGCGGGGCAGTGGTCCGGCGGTCTTCGCGCTCGCCCTCGGGGTCTTCACCGTCGTCCTGCTCGGGGTGGGCCGCTGGCTGGCGCGGGTGGGACCGCGCCGGTTGCTCGCCGCAGCCGCCCTCGCCGCCGGGTCGGGGATCGGGGTGACCGCCGTGGTGCAGCGGCCCGAGGCCCCGTGGCTGGGGGTGGGGCTGCTGTTCGGCGCGGCCAACGGGCTGGCCTACGGCGTCGCGGTCGCCCTCGCCGCCCGGGTCCCCGCTGTGCGTCGTGGCACGGCGAGCGGGGTGGTGGTCGGCGCGTACGCGGCCGGGCCGGTGCTGCTCGGTCTGCTGGCGCCGCGCGTCCTGCCGGTGGTCGGCTGGCGGACCTGCCTGGCCGTCCTGGCCGTGCTCGTCGCCGGTCTGGTGGGCCTCGCCGCCGCCCTCGCCCCCGGCGGCGCGGAGGGCGAGCAGCGCCGGGACCGGTTCGAGGAGCCGGTCCCCGGGACGACGGTGGCAGCTCTGTGGGTCCTCTTCGCGGGAGGGGCCGCGCCCGGGTTGGTGGTCTTCGCCACCGCCGCGCCCCTGGCGTCCGCCACCGGGCTGGGTCCCGGAGCCGCGGGAGCAGCGGTCTCCCTGCTGGCCGCCGGCAACCTGGCCGGCCGGCTGGGCGCGGGCTGGTGGTCCGACCGCGCCGGGCGCCTGCCGGCCCTGGCGACCGCGCTCGCGGCCACCGCCGTCGCGCTCGCCGGGCTCGCCGTCCGGGCTGCGCCCGCCGTCGTCCTGACCGGTTTCCTCGTGGTCGGACTCGCCTACGGCGGGGTGTCCGCGCTGGTCCCGGCCGCGACGGCGGACCGTGTCGGGGTCCGCGCCTTCCCGGCGGTCTACGGCCGGGTGTTCACCGCGTGGGGGTGTGCCGGGCTGCTCGCACCGCTCCTCGCCGCGAGCGTGACCGACGCCGACGGCACGCAGCCAGGTCTGCTCCTGCTCGCCGTTCCCCTGGCCCTCGCGGCGGCCGCGCTGTCCGTCCTCGCCCGCCGGTGACCCCTACACCTCCGGCCGTCGATCCGGCGGGTGGGCGACGCGCATCACCTGACGAATGCAGGACCGCGGATTGTCACAGCTCGATAACGCCGTTACGGTCGACGGGTCCGATCGGTCGTTCCGCCTCCCATCGGGGGGCCCGAGCGGACGCCGCCGAGTCGCCCTCAGGGGCGAGCCGGGGACCCACCGCAGAACTGGGGTGAATCCCGCTCCTGGACGCACGTCCAGGGGCAGGTAGGGCCGCTTCCCGCCCGAACCCGTCAGCTAACCCGGTAGGCGGCCGTCGGAAGAACGGAGAGCCGCCGCATGGCGTGCCCCTGCCCTGCTGCACCACCCCGCCGGCTCCGGATCCCGGTGCGCCCGCGCACCTGACCGCACGCGGCCGTCCGCAGCGGACGCCGCCCGTGGGCCCACCGACCCGAGCACCCGCGCTCGACCGGCTCCTCGCCGCTTCCCCGGTGCGTCCACCCGGCGCTCGTCGCGCGGCCGCAGCCCCCGCTGCCCGCAGACCTCCGCAGACCCGCGCGCCCTCGTGGCGCCGCTGCGCCCGTACCCCGGAGAGCGCGAACCCCATGGACCGCCGCACCACCACCTCTGGCCGCACCACCTCTGGCCGCCCCGCCCGCGCGCGCCGCCGCCCCGCCCTGTACCTGGGGGTGGCCACCGCCGGCGCCGTCCTGGCCGGCGTCGTCGTCGGCACCGAGCCGGCCGCGCAGGCCGAGGCCGCGCCGTCGGAGACCGTCAGCATCGCCCAGGAGCTCGGGCTGACGTCCCGGTCCGGCCCGGTCGACGTCACCTCGGAGCTGCAGCCGCTGCAGGACCTCGCCGCCACCCGCAGCACCCGCGAGGCCGCCGAGACCGCCGCCCAGCAGGCCCAGGCCGCCGCCGACCAGGCGGTGCTCGACCGCCAGAAGGCCGAGGCCGAGGCCGCCGCCAAGGCGAAGGCCGAGGCTGAGGCCGCCGCGAAGGCGGCCGCCGAGGCCGCGGCTGCGTCCACTGCCGCTGCCGGCCAGGCCGCTCCGGCGCAGGCGGGTGCGGCCGCTCCCGCGGCCGCCGAGCCCCGGGCGGCCGCCGCGGCCGGCGCGGTGGCCAAGATCAAGAACTCCGCGGGCCCCGTCGCCGCCGTGGTGCAGGCCGCCGCCAACGCCGTCGTCAGCAACGTGCCCGGCGCCGACTCGATCACCCTGGGCGGCACCCGCCCCAGCGCCGCCGACCCGGGCGGCCACCCCTCCGGCCTGGCGCTGGACTACATGGTCATGTCCGACGCCGCCCTCGGGGACGCGATCGTCGAGTACCACATCGCCCACTGGGACGAGCTGGGCGTCGACTACATCATCTGGCAGCAGCGGATGCTGTCCTCGCCGAACGGCTCCTGGAAGGCGATGGCGGACCGCGGCGGCGCGACGGCCAACCACATGGACCACCCGCACGTGAACTACCGGGGCTGACCTGCGGTTGCCCGCCGCGTCGGCGGGGCAGGACGGCACGATGGGGAACAGGTCCTCCCGTCCCGTCCCGCCGACCCTCGTCGACGCCAACCGGCTCTGGGTCGACGCGCGCCTGCGCGCGCTGGTGCAGCGCCGCGTCGAGGCGCCCGTCCTGCTGAGACTCGGCGGGCCGGTGTCCGGCGGCCGGGTGCTGGAGCTCGGCACCGGGCGCCGGGGCACCGGGCTGCGCCTGGCGCTGGAGGTGTTCGGCGCCGCGCACGCCGACGGCGTCGAGCGGTTCGAGGACAGCGTCGCGGCGTGCCGCGAGGCGGTGCGCGACCTGACCGGGCGGGTCGACGTGCAGCGCGGCGACGCGACGGCGCTGACCGCGCACGACGGGGCCTACGACGCGGTCTTCGGCTACCACGTCCTGCACCACGCCGACGCCTGGCGGGACGTCGTCCGGGAGGCGGCACGGGTGCTCCGCCCGGGCGGGCGCCTCTACTCCTGCGAGATGACGGCGCGCATCGTCGACAGCCGGCCGCTGCGGGCGGTGTCCCGCCACCCCGCCGACGGCGACCGCCCGACCCCGGAGGGCCTGGCCGCCGCCTGCGCGGCCGCGGGGCTCACCGTGGCCGCCCAGGAGACCCGGCTCGCCGGCTGCTGGACGGCGCTCGTCGCCACCCGGCCGTGAGCGCGCACCGCGCGGGCCGCCCCGGTCAACCGGCCAGGTCCGCGTACGTCGTCCGGAGCTCGCGCTTGAGGATCTTGCCGCTGGCGTTCTTGGGCAGGCCGTCGGCGACGGCCACGTACCTCGGCGTCTTGTAGCCGGCCAGCCGCTCCCGGCAGAACCGGACCAGCTCCTCGGGATCGACCGTCTGCCCCGCCCGCGGGACGACGACCGCGGCGACGGCCTCGATCCACCTCGGGTGCGGGATGCTGAAGACGGCGGTCTCCGCGACGGCGGGGTGCTGGTAGAGGACCTCCTCGACCTCGCGGCTGGCGACGTTCTCCCCGCCGGTCTTGATCACGTCCTTCTTGCGGTCGACGACGGTGATGTAGCCGTCCTCGTCCATGACGCCGAGGTCACCGCTGTGGAACCAGCCGTTGCGGAACGCCTCCGCCGTCTTCTCCGGGTCGTTCCAGTAGCCGGCCGTGGCGTGCGGGCTGCGGTGCACGATCTCGCCCTCGACGCCGGGGCCGACCGGCTCGTCGGCCTCGTCGACGATCCGGGTCTCGCTGTTCACCACCGCCGTGCCGGCCGACCCGGGCTTGCGCAGCTGGTCCTCGGGGGAGAGCACCAGGGCGAGCGCGGACATCTCGGTCTGGCCGTAGAAGTTGAACAGCGCCATGTCCGGCAGCCGGCGGCTCAGCTCCTCGACGACGGCCACCGGCATGATCGACGCGCCGTAGTAGCCGGTGGCCAACGACGACAGGTCGCGGCGGTCGAAGTCGGGGGAGCGCAGCAGCCCGATCCACACCGTCGGCGGGCAGAACAGGCTGGTCACCCGCTCCCGCTCCACCGTCTCCAGCACGGTGGCCGGGTCCGGCCCGTCCAGGACGACGTTCGTCCCGCCCAGGTACAGGTTCGGCATGAGGAAGCAGTGCTGGGCGGCGACGTGGAACAGCGGCAGCGCGTGCAGGGCGACGTCCCCGGCGGTGTAGCGGCCGTCGACGATGCAGCTGACGTACTGGCTGACCAGGCTGCGGCTGGTCATCATCACGCCCTTGGGCCGTGACTCGGTGCCGCTCGTGTACATCAGCTGCAGCACGTCGTCGTCGGCGACCGCCACCTGCGGCGCGGAGGCGTCCTCGTGCGCCGTCCAGGTCTCGACCGCCTCCCACCCGCCGGGCAGCAGTCCGCCCGCGCTGCCCAGGACACCCCGGACCCGGACCGCCTCCTCGCGCTCGGCCAGCTTCACGGCCTCCTGCGCCACCGGCAGCAGTGCGGCCTCCGCCACCAGTCCGGTGGCCCCCGAGTGCTCGAGGATGTAGGCGACCTCGCCCGCCTGGAGCATGAAGTTGACCGGTACCGCGATCGCGCCCAGGCGCGCGAGGGCGAAGGTGAGCACGACGTACCCGTCGTCGTTGTGGGACAGCAGGGCCACCCGGTCGCCCTTCGCCACGCCCCGTGCGGTCAACGCGTTCGCCGTACGGTCCGCCGCCGCGTCCAGCTCGGCGTAGGTGTGCGACCGGTCGCGGTAGCGCAGGGCCGTCCGGCCCGGCGCACGGGCCGCGGAGCGCCGCAGCAGGTCGCCGAGCGCGTGCCCGCGGGCCTGGGCGATCGTGCTGGTCAGCGTCTCGTCGAACACGTTCGTCTCCTGGGGCCCGGCCGTCCGTGGAGGGGCCCTAGAGTGACCCCGGGCACAACTTATTCGGACGTCCGACCATCCGGAAGCCGCCGGCGACCGGGTGCCGGCCGGCGCGCGACGAGGCACAGGGGAGGACACCGGATGGACGTCACCGAGGCCTACCGGGCGAGCCGGGACCAGCTGCTCGGGCTGCGCGGCCGGCACGAGCAGGCGGTCGCCGAGTTCCGCTGGCCCGAGCTCGGGGATCGGTTCAACTGGGCGGTCGACTGGTTCGACGCCGTCGCCCGGGACAGCGACCGCCCCGCCCTGGTCCTGGTCGAGGAGGACGGGACGACGACGCGGCGCAGCTACGCGGAGATGTCGCGCGCGTCGGACCGGCTGGCCGCGTGGCTCGCCGGCCGGGGCGTCGGGAAGGGCGACCCGGTGCTGCTCATGCTCGGCAACCAGGTCGAGCTGTGGGAGTCGATGCTCGCGGTGGCGAAGCTCGGGGCGGTGATCATGCCGACCACCACCGCGGTCGGCCCGGCCGACCTGGTCGACCGGATCACCCGCGGCGGTGCCCGGCACGTCGTCTGCAACGCGGCCGACGTCGCGACGTTCGACGAGGTCCCCGGCGACTACACCCGGATCAGCGTCGGGCCGGCCGAGGGCTGGGCCGACCTGCACGCCGCCGCGGACCTCGAGCACGCCCCGGTGGAGCACCCGGGGACCGCGCCCGGCGACCCGCTGCTGCTGTACTTCACCTCCGGGACGACGTCCCGCCCGAAGCTGGTCGAGCACACCCAGGTCTCCTACCCGGTCGGGCACCTGTCGACGGTGTACTGGCTGGGCCTGCAGCCCGGCGACGTGCACCTCAACATCTCCTCGCCGGGGTGGGCCAAGCACGCCTGGTCCTGCTTCTTCGCGCCGTGGATCGTCGAGGCCACCGCCCTCGTCTACAACTACCGGCGCTTCGACCCCGCCGCGCTGCTGGCCCTCGTCCGCGAGCACGGCGTCACCTCCTTCTGCGCGCCGCCCACGGTGTGGCGGATGCTGATCCACGCCGACCTGTCCGGCGGTCCCGGCGCGCTGCGCGAGGTCATCGGCGCCGGCGAGCCGCTCAACCCGGAGGTCATCGAGCAGGTGCGGCGTGCCTGGGGGCTGACCATCCGCGACGGGTACGGCCAGACCGAGACCACCGCGCAGATCGGCAACACGCCGGGGTCGGAGGTCAAGCCCGGGTCCATGGGCCGTCCGCTGCCCGGCGTGCCGGTGGTGCTGGTCGACCCGATCACCGGCCGCCCGGTCGAGGGGCCGGGGGAGGGGGAGATCTGCCTGGACCTCGCGCAGCACCCGCTCCCGCTGATGACCGGCTACCAGGGCGATCCCGAGCGCGCCGCTGAGGCGATGGCCGGCGGGTACTACCACACCGGGGACGTCGCGAGCGTCGACGCCGACGGGTACGTCACCTACATCGGGCGCACCGACGACGTCTTCAAGGCCAGCGACTACAAGATCAGCCCGTTCGAGCTGGAGTCGGTGCTCATCGAGCACCCGGCGGTCGCCGAGGCAGCCGTCGTCCCGGCGCCGGACGCCCTGCGGCTGGCGGTGCCCAAGGCCTACGTCACGCTGGCTCCGGGGCACGAGCCGACGGGGGAGACGGCGCTGTCGGTGCTGCGGTACGCCCGCGAGCACCTCAACCCCTACCAGCGGGTGCGGCGGATCGAGTTCGCCGAGCTGCCCAAGACCATCTCGGGGAAGATCCGGCGGGTGGAGCTCCGCGCCCGCGAGGA
Proteins encoded:
- a CDS encoding class I SAM-dependent methyltransferase, coding for MGNRSSRPVPPTLVDANRLWVDARLRALVQRRVEAPVLLRLGGPVSGGRVLELGTGRRGTGLRLALEVFGAAHADGVERFEDSVAACREAVRDLTGRVDVQRGDATALTAHDGAYDAVFGYHVLHHADAWRDVVREAARVLRPGGRLYSCEMTARIVDSRPLRAVSRHPADGDRPTPEGLAAACAAAGLTVAAQETRLAGCWTALVATRP
- a CDS encoding MFS transporter, which codes for MTRGPAGRPDTARLVAAGAVANLAVGTLFAWSLVAPRVVADAGAPRGSGPAVFALALGVFTVVLLGVGRWLARVGPRRLLAAAALAAGSGIGVTAVVQRPEAPWLGVGLLFGAANGLAYGVAVALAARVPAVRRGTASGVVVGAYAAGPVLLGLLAPRVLPVVGWRTCLAVLAVLVAGLVGLAAALAPGGAEGEQRRDRFEEPVPGTTVAALWVLFAGGAAPGLVVFATAAPLASATGLGPGAAGAAVSLLAAGNLAGRLGAGWWSDRAGRLPALATALAATAVALAGLAVRAAPAVVLTGFLVVGLAYGGVSALVPAATADRVGVRAFPAVYGRVFTAWGCAGLLAPLLAASVTDADGTQPGLLLLAVPLALAAAALSVLARR
- a CDS encoding alpha/beta fold hydrolase produces the protein MPAPTDHQLFDLGDLPLQSGGTLRGAQLAYKTYGTLDADRSNVIVHPTWFSAWHDANEWSIGPGLACDPAKYFIVVPNQLNNGLSTSPSTTPPPFDGPHFPPVTFHDQVEAQHRLLTQQWGIESIELVLGSSMGAGQTYQWAVSHPEMVKRAAPIVGSSRTSEHNQVFIKSLRAALTLDPAFRGGEYSPDARPTAGMRVFARIYAGWGLSQAFYWERAYRDMGHSSLEDFLVGFWEGFWLDEDRDPNNLLAMLWTWEQGDVGRTPGFDGDTEAALRSIRCPVVAMPARTDLYFPPEDEQWASQFIPQGEVRVLDTIWGHFAGLGMNAADNAVVDRTLRDLLDRPA
- a CDS encoding AMP-binding protein gives rise to the protein MDVTEAYRASRDQLLGLRGRHEQAVAEFRWPELGDRFNWAVDWFDAVARDSDRPALVLVEEDGTTTRRSYAEMSRASDRLAAWLAGRGVGKGDPVLLMLGNQVELWESMLAVAKLGAVIMPTTTAVGPADLVDRITRGGARHVVCNAADVATFDEVPGDYTRISVGPAEGWADLHAAADLEHAPVEHPGTAPGDPLLLYFTSGTTSRPKLVEHTQVSYPVGHLSTVYWLGLQPGDVHLNISSPGWAKHAWSCFFAPWIVEATALVYNYRRFDPAALLALVREHGVTSFCAPPTVWRMLIHADLSGGPGALREVIGAGEPLNPEVIEQVRRAWGLTIRDGYGQTETTAQIGNTPGSEVKPGSMGRPLPGVPVVLVDPITGRPVEGPGEGEICLDLAQHPLPLMTGYQGDPERAAEAMAGGYYHTGDVASVDADGYVTYIGRTDDVFKASDYKISPFELESVLIEHPAVAEAAVVPAPDALRLAVPKAYVTLAPGHEPTGETALSVLRYAREHLNPYQRVRRIEFAELPKTISGKIRRVELRAREEELATADPRSGVEWRDDQFPELKS
- a CDS encoding acyl-CoA synthetase gives rise to the protein MFDETLTSTIAQARGHALGDLLRRSAARAPGRTALRYRDRSHTYAELDAAADRTANALTARGVAKGDRVALLSHNDDGYVVLTFALARLGAIAVPVNFMLQAGEVAYILEHSGATGLVAEAALLPVAQEAVKLAEREEAVRVRGVLGSAGGLLPGGWEAVETWTAHEDASAPQVAVADDDVLQLMYTSGTESRPKGVMMTSRSLVSQYVSCIVDGRYTAGDVALHALPLFHVAAQHCFLMPNLYLGGTNVVLDGPDPATVLETVERERVTSLFCPPTVWIGLLRSPDFDRRDLSSLATGYYGASIMPVAVVEELSRRLPDMALFNFYGQTEMSALALVLSPEDQLRKPGSAGTAVVNSETRIVDEADEPVGPGVEGEIVHRSPHATAGYWNDPEKTAEAFRNGWFHSGDLGVMDEDGYITVVDRKKDVIKTGGENVASREVEEVLYQHPAVAETAVFSIPHPRWIEAVAAVVVPRAGQTVDPEELVRFCRERLAGYKTPRYVAVADGLPKNASGKILKRELRTTYADLAG